One part of the Arachidicoccus terrestris genome encodes these proteins:
- a CDS encoding 2OG-Fe(II) oxygenase — protein sequence MEDILRKINKADWEGITEAMHHNGYAILPGLLTDQQCRSVRSSYDNPDPYRKTVVMARYRFGLGTYKYFDYPLPGLIEQIRTYLYTRLAPIANSWCKVLNMGVQFPLTHAGLLTECHRQEQKQATVLILKYGPGGFNTLHQDLYGDIYFPMQVVLMLSEPDEDYTGGEFVLTQQIPRAQSKVTVLRPKKGDAVIFTTNFRPEKGSRGYYRVNVKHGVSEVKKGERYTLGVIFHDANN from the coding sequence ATGGAAGATATTCTGCGTAAAATAAACAAAGCAGATTGGGAGGGGATAACCGAAGCCATGCACCATAACGGTTATGCAATCCTCCCAGGTTTGCTTACTGATCAACAGTGCCGGTCTGTCAGATCGTCCTACGATAACCCTGATCCTTATCGAAAAACAGTGGTAATGGCCAGATATCGATTTGGATTAGGAACGTATAAGTATTTTGACTATCCGTTGCCCGGCCTTATCGAGCAGATCAGGACATATCTGTATACCAGATTGGCTCCGATTGCCAACAGTTGGTGTAAAGTGTTGAATATGGGAGTGCAATTTCCTTTAACCCATGCCGGTCTACTTACTGAATGTCACAGACAGGAGCAGAAGCAAGCAACGGTATTAATATTAAAGTATGGACCTGGTGGTTTTAATACACTGCATCAGGACCTCTATGGAGATATTTATTTCCCCATGCAGGTGGTACTGATGCTCAGTGAACCGGATGAGGACTATACGGGCGGCGAGTTCGTATTAACCCAGCAAATACCCAGAGCGCAATCGAAGGTGACAGTTCTCCGCCCGAAGAAGGGGGATGCCGTTATCTTTACCACTAATTTTAGGCCTGAAAAGGGCAGTAGAGGCTACTACCGTGTCAATGTAAAGCATGGGGTTAGTGAAGTGAAAAAGGGAGAACGGTACACCTTAGGCGTTATCTTTCACGATGCGAATAATTAG
- a CDS encoding methylated-DNA--[protein]-cysteine S-methyltransferase, which yields METQANIDYNRIAEAIEYIRQHFKDQPSVEVVAEKVHLSASHFKRMFTQWAGTSPKKFLQYISVEHAKRMLQESQATLFDTAFETGLSSTSRLHDLFVRIEGMTPAEYKHGAKNLQINYSFAESPFGPLIVASTSKGVCYMAFEEDEQKALQNLLLKFPNAVFQQKLDLLQQNALFIFQNDWSKLPEIKLHLKGTDFQLKVWESLLKIPMGKLSTYGRIAGEVGSPNGSRAVGSAIGSNPVAYLIPCHRVIQSSGTFGGYMWGTTRKTAIIGWEGVKSQSAI from the coding sequence ATGGAAACACAGGCAAATATCGACTACAACCGGATCGCGGAAGCCATCGAATATATACGGCAACATTTTAAGGACCAACCCAGTGTAGAAGTAGTAGCGGAGAAAGTGCATCTTAGCGCTTCTCACTTTAAAAGGATGTTCACTCAGTGGGCGGGTACCAGCCCTAAAAAATTTTTGCAATATATAAGTGTTGAGCACGCTAAAAGGATGTTACAGGAAAGTCAGGCAACTTTGTTTGATACCGCGTTTGAAACCGGCCTTTCCAGCACCAGCAGGCTGCATGATTTATTCGTTCGTATCGAGGGCATGACGCCGGCGGAGTATAAGCACGGTGCTAAAAACCTGCAGATCAATTATAGTTTTGCAGAGAGCCCATTTGGCCCATTGATTGTCGCTTCTACATCCAAAGGCGTTTGCTATATGGCATTTGAAGAAGATGAGCAGAAGGCGTTGCAGAATCTTCTGCTGAAATTCCCGAACGCTGTTTTTCAGCAGAAATTGGATCTGCTACAACAAAATGCATTATTTATCTTTCAAAATGACTGGAGCAAGCTTCCGGAAATCAAGCTTCATCTGAAAGGGACTGATTTTCAGCTAAAGGTTTGGGAAAGCCTGCTTAAGATTCCCATGGGGAAACTTTCTACCTACGGACGAATTGCCGGAGAGGTCGGCAGTCCTAACGGATCCAGGGCGGTTGGTTCTGCTATTGGCAGCAATCCTGTTGCCTATCTGATTCCCTGCCACCGGGTTATTCAATCTTCAGGGACCTTCGGGGGATATATGTGGGGAACCACCAGGAAGACCGCTATTATCGGGTGGGAGGGCGTGAAGTCTCAGTCAGCAATTTAA
- a CDS encoding geranylgeranylglycerol-phosphate geranylgeranyltransferase, translating into MLQGISAFIKLIRWPNLVFIFITQILFEFTVIIPAFREAGLSPNLSGSYIYLLALSSILIAAGGNIINDYFDVNIDLINKPHKVIISKYIHRHWAILWHILLSLAGVLLGLFIEFKTHAYLLGLTNLLCVVLLFVYSIVLKRKPLSGNIVIALLTAWTVLVVTFCESNLLFASGTRLPLSKITRLTFLYGGFAFILTLVREMIKDMEDIGGDSRYNCRTFPIVFGVNAARIYVAVWLVVLLALLAIMTIYVLQFGWWLSAIYCVGLLIVPTVQLFKKLLKSAEGKDFHEMSSLVKWIMLTGILTMLFLILHV; encoded by the coding sequence ATGTTACAAGGGATAAGTGCTTTTATCAAATTGATTCGCTGGCCTAATCTGGTATTCATATTTATTACCCAGATACTCTTTGAATTTACGGTTATCATACCGGCATTTAGAGAAGCAGGCCTTAGCCCTAACCTGTCAGGCAGCTATATCTATTTATTAGCCTTATCCTCAATACTGATCGCTGCCGGAGGCAATATTATCAATGATTATTTTGACGTCAATATCGACCTGATCAATAAGCCCCACAAGGTCATTATCAGTAAATATATCCATCGGCACTGGGCCATATTATGGCATATTCTGCTCAGCCTGGCGGGAGTGCTGTTGGGTTTATTTATTGAATTTAAGACCCATGCTTACCTGTTAGGGCTGACCAATCTACTCTGTGTGGTCCTTTTATTTGTCTATTCCATCGTTTTGAAAAGAAAGCCTCTTTCAGGCAACATTGTCATCGCTCTGTTAACAGCATGGACGGTATTGGTGGTCACTTTTTGCGAAAGTAACTTGCTTTTTGCATCGGGAACCCGTCTCCCGCTATCAAAGATTACCCGTCTGACTTTTCTATATGGCGGCTTTGCCTTTATCCTGACCCTTGTCAGAGAAATGATCAAAGACATGGAAGATATAGGCGGTGACAGCCGTTATAACTGCCGAACCTTCCCCATTGTATTTGGCGTGAATGCAGCCAGGATCTATGTAGCTGTCTGGCTGGTCGTTTTATTGGCGCTGCTGGCTATCATGACAATTTATGTACTGCAATTTGGCTGGTGGCTGAGTGCGATATATTGTGTCGGACTGTTGATTGTTCCCACTGTACAACTATTTAAAAAATTACTTAAATCCGCTGAAGGTAAAGACTTTCATGAAATGAGCAGCCTGGTCAAATGGATTATGCTAACAGGTATACTCACCATGCTGTTTCTAATTCTGCATGTATAG
- a CDS encoding Ada metal-binding domain-containing protein, with the protein MIRHVDIQDSTLRSKIRHRELIFAGNSKLKIYGLLSCASGRKMKKSNRVFFVSEPEAIQNGYRPCGHCLRRTYKKWKDGFI; encoded by the coding sequence ATGATACGACATGTGGATATTCAAGATAGCACTTTAAGGAGCAAAATCAGACACAGGGAACTTATCTTTGCCGGTAACAGTAAACTTAAGATTTATGGCCTTTTGAGTTGCGCTTCCGGTAGAAAAATGAAAAAGAGCAATAGGGTGTTTTTTGTGTCAGAACCGGAGGCGATTCAAAACGGTTATCGGCCTTGCGGTCATTGTTTAAGGCGGACTTATAAAAAATGGAAAGATGGATTTATTTAA
- a CDS encoding Maf family nucleotide pyrophosphatase, protein MDQKKLILASGSPRRKQLLEAIGIPFTIQTANTAEDYPEALSVMDIPVHIATNKAKTVAAITTATDIILAADTIVALGDSVLGKPRDLQEAKDFLKRLSGKTHQVITGVCLYYERKAHGFAVKTDVHFMELSDEQINYYVDHFAPMDKAGAYGIQEWIGMVGIDEIHGDYYNVVGLPVSAVKKALTALGL, encoded by the coding sequence ATGGATCAAAAGAAATTGATATTGGCTTCCGGCTCTCCCAGAAGAAAGCAGCTGCTCGAAGCCATCGGTATTCCATTTACCATACAAACCGCCAATACCGCAGAAGACTACCCGGAAGCTTTATCCGTTATGGATATTCCCGTTCATATAGCTACTAACAAAGCTAAAACAGTAGCAGCTATTACTACTGCTACTGATATCATTCTGGCTGCAGATACCATTGTCGCCTTAGGTGACAGTGTCCTGGGCAAGCCCAGAGACCTACAGGAAGCAAAAGACTTTCTTAAGCGATTGTCGGGGAAAACACATCAGGTAATTACCGGCGTGTGCCTTTATTACGAACGGAAGGCGCATGGATTTGCCGTTAAAACAGATGTTCATTTTATGGAGCTCAGTGATGAACAGATAAACTATTATGTTGACCATTTTGCGCCTATGGATAAAGCAGGTGCCTATGGTATACAGGAATGGATCGGCATGGTGGGCATTGATGAAATCCACGGGGATTATTACAATGTGGTAGGGCTTCCCGTGAGTGCAGTAAAAAAGGCGCTTACTGCATTAGGACTATAG
- a CDS encoding alpha-ketoglutarate-dependent dioxygenase AlkB family protein, producing MDLFNQTIDQDKNWLPYDGIVHYYGKILSQQKADHYMNVLSETIAWRNDEAVIMGRKIFTKRKVAWYGEKPFSYTYSKTTKYALPWTGELLELKLQVEKQTGETFNSCLLNLYHNGEEAMAWHSDGETDLKKDGAIGSMSFGAERKFAFKHKNTGEKVELYLEHGSLLIMAGTTQTHWLHRLPPTKKISRPRVNLTFRTIVEHQR from the coding sequence ATGGATTTATTTAATCAGACAATTGACCAGGATAAAAATTGGCTCCCCTATGATGGTATCGTGCATTACTATGGTAAAATACTATCTCAGCAAAAAGCCGATCATTATATGAATGTCTTATCAGAGACTATAGCATGGCGCAATGATGAGGCTGTCATCATGGGAAGGAAGATCTTTACCAAGCGTAAGGTAGCCTGGTATGGAGAAAAGCCATTTTCCTATACTTACTCTAAAACAACTAAATACGCCCTGCCCTGGACCGGAGAGCTGCTTGAATTAAAGTTACAGGTTGAAAAACAAACCGGAGAGACTTTTAATTCTTGCCTTCTGAATCTCTATCATAATGGGGAAGAGGCAATGGCGTGGCATAGTGATGGAGAAACAGACCTTAAGAAAGATGGGGCCATCGGCTCCATGAGTTTTGGAGCTGAACGTAAATTTGCTTTTAAACATAAGAATACCGGAGAAAAGGTTGAACTGTATTTAGAACATGGCAGCCTACTCATTATGGCCGGCACGACACAAACACATTGGCTCCATAGATTACCACCGACTAAAAAGATTTCCAGGCCCAGAGTGAATTTGACGTTCAGAACGATTGTTGAGCATCAAAGATAA